In Luteimonas viscosa, the following proteins share a genomic window:
- a CDS encoding patatin-like phospholipase family protein, with protein MRLQNMLPPALKARWGGAAAPAAPDIDAVKAAELHTILGGGLRGDPAGVEAWGLALSGGGIRSATFGLGVLQALARNGLLKCFHYQSTVSGGGYIGAFLQALIRRHGFERAFRTLAPRSGDDRPDEASPGTRPIRHLREYSNYLSPRKSPFSGDTLGMVGTYVRNVLLVQAQLCALILALCLLPLLLYAGADEVTRRNPTLLLSLAGLTGMLAIVLLAYVSTYANRRTQPASGEMPPPPRRVVLAALATIVALAVASMLGALGLARFERLPGLFATALGWLPRAWTEGFDLGIVTAALYLLMWHAWLLLDPWYSRLVATGDAPPPALQRHPWRFVLATVGAAAFAGVAIMLLRDWLSGWQAVGSLWHILAFGPPLVVAAVVLTAIVHLGLAGPAMSDLQREIWARVGGKTCALVALGMTLTLALTIYGPWLMRYGAGQGVQALSGAGWAGVLAWVSTTGIGLLVAHGKRDGSERGKRSRLLDLVARTAPWVFLLGLLIALSLAGHVLLQAAGPVLERLAGGVPGPVAALESQRVGAYLGHLHAVVVGHPRALLLLIAGALAVWLLFGWAVNVNEFSLNAFYRNRLVRCYLGASNDHRNPEPTTNFDVQDDLVLADLVEVVRHDGARPLYPLVGTALNMVAAKQLDWQDRKAASFCLTPGWCGYLPPDSRAGDAPIGDRAAATAGTAGAAPGGAHADSLAASLTLGSAIAISGAAVNPNMGYHSSPAVTFLLTLFDARLGWWLPNPRHPEHPRADSSPFFGRWLLAELLGRTHAGGKFVHLSDGGHFENLGLYELVRRRCRFILSVDAAADGDRAFADLGNAVHKCRVDFGADIDIDVAALAARDGALAERSCAVGRITYADGSVGTLLYLKPTLTGEEPADIAHYARSHDCFPHEPTSDQFFDEAQFESYRRLGEDIAQRALDPALERVDAAPGSPAHDQLGLYDSALKDKLLIALRQRWVAPLPGVADRFALHGKALTRLFGKLRDTPALAVLDAQFYPAWTDLVEGASSRPGAAPPSPLERRTRLPAPEDFRACFYFCQELIRVMEAVYHDLDLEHAWDHPDNRGWLNAFRHWSWAPMFRIAWIVGAPTSGARFVAFCQQRLDLPRLDNDGEDRHRVLRLERHEVPPGGDWRGLCDGLMAGGTINHIEHSILLSDPLCKHAVRPTHLYVLRLKWSAVLARTGTDMGDSTLGVAAMAEGTLRLLRVQDHVRRLGLATEFMRLLINREVVSEVDVRSGYYGLGGVCRNRRAQQVRAWLEQALALARKRQRARNDAARAKREARRARRQAPPPAPVE; from the coding sequence GTGCGCCTGCAGAACATGTTGCCGCCGGCCCTGAAGGCACGCTGGGGCGGCGCCGCGGCGCCGGCCGCTCCCGACATCGACGCGGTCAAGGCGGCCGAGCTCCACACCATCCTCGGCGGCGGCCTGCGCGGCGATCCGGCCGGGGTCGAGGCCTGGGGCCTGGCGCTCTCGGGCGGCGGGATCCGCAGCGCGACGTTCGGTCTCGGCGTGCTGCAGGCGCTGGCGCGCAATGGCCTGCTCAAGTGCTTCCACTACCAGTCGACCGTGTCCGGCGGCGGCTACATCGGCGCCTTCCTGCAGGCGCTGATCCGCCGCCACGGCTTCGAACGCGCGTTCCGCACGCTGGCGCCCCGCAGTGGCGACGATCGCCCCGACGAGGCATCGCCCGGCACCCGGCCGATCCGCCACCTGCGCGAGTACAGCAACTACCTCAGTCCGCGGAAGTCGCCGTTCTCCGGCGATACCCTGGGTATGGTCGGCACCTACGTGCGCAACGTGCTGCTGGTGCAGGCGCAGCTGTGCGCGCTGATCCTGGCGCTGTGCCTGCTGCCGCTGCTGCTGTACGCGGGCGCGGACGAGGTGACGCGACGCAATCCCACGCTGCTGCTGTCGCTGGCCGGCCTGACCGGGATGCTGGCGATCGTGCTGCTTGCCTACGTGAGCACCTACGCCAATCGCCGTACCCAGCCGGCCTCGGGCGAGATGCCGCCGCCGCCACGCCGGGTGGTGCTGGCGGCACTGGCGACGATCGTCGCGCTGGCGGTCGCGTCGATGCTGGGTGCGCTCGGCCTGGCCCGGTTCGAGCGCCTGCCGGGACTGTTCGCGACCGCACTGGGCTGGTTGCCGCGGGCCTGGACCGAAGGCTTCGACCTGGGCATCGTGACCGCGGCGCTGTACCTGCTGATGTGGCACGCCTGGCTGCTGCTCGACCCATGGTATTCGCGCCTGGTGGCGACCGGCGATGCGCCGCCGCCGGCGCTGCAGCGGCACCCGTGGCGCTTCGTGCTGGCGACGGTGGGCGCGGCGGCGTTCGCGGGCGTGGCGATCATGCTGCTGCGCGACTGGCTGTCGGGCTGGCAGGCGGTCGGCAGCCTCTGGCACATCCTCGCCTTCGGCCCGCCGCTGGTGGTGGCCGCGGTGGTGCTGACCGCGATCGTGCACCTGGGCCTCGCCGGCCCGGCGATGAGCGACCTGCAGCGCGAGATCTGGGCGCGCGTGGGCGGCAAGACCTGTGCGCTGGTGGCGCTGGGCATGACGCTCACGCTGGCGCTGACGATCTACGGCCCGTGGCTGATGCGCTATGGCGCCGGGCAGGGCGTGCAGGCCTTGTCGGGCGCGGGCTGGGCCGGCGTGCTGGCGTGGGTGTCGACCACCGGCATCGGCCTGCTGGTCGCGCACGGCAAGCGCGACGGCAGCGAGCGGGGCAAGCGTTCCCGCCTGCTCGACCTGGTGGCGCGCACCGCGCCATGGGTGTTCCTGCTCGGCCTGCTGATCGCGCTCAGCCTGGCCGGTCACGTGCTGCTGCAGGCGGCCGGACCGGTCCTCGAGCGGCTGGCAGGCGGGGTTCCGGGACCGGTCGCGGCGCTGGAGAGCCAGCGCGTCGGCGCCTATCTGGGGCACCTGCATGCCGTGGTCGTCGGCCACCCGCGCGCCCTGCTGCTGCTGATCGCCGGCGCGCTGGCGGTGTGGCTGCTGTTCGGCTGGGCGGTGAACGTCAACGAGTTCAGCCTCAACGCCTTCTACCGCAACCGGCTGGTGCGCTGCTACCTCGGTGCGAGCAACGACCACCGCAACCCCGAACCCACCACCAACTTCGACGTGCAGGACGACCTGGTGCTGGCCGACCTGGTGGAAGTCGTGCGCCACGACGGCGCACGGCCGCTGTATCCGCTGGTCGGCACCGCGCTGAACATGGTCGCGGCCAAGCAGCTCGACTGGCAGGACCGCAAGGCCGCCTCGTTCTGCCTCACGCCTGGCTGGTGCGGCTACCTGCCGCCGGACTCGCGCGCGGGCGACGCACCGATCGGCGATCGCGCGGCGGCCACCGCGGGCACCGCCGGCGCGGCGCCGGGCGGCGCGCACGCCGACTCGCTGGCGGCCTCGCTCACCCTGGGCAGCGCGATCGCGATCTCCGGCGCCGCGGTCAACCCGAACATGGGCTACCACAGCTCGCCCGCGGTGACCTTCCTGCTCACCCTGTTCGACGCGCGCCTGGGCTGGTGGCTGCCCAACCCGCGCCATCCCGAGCATCCGCGCGCGGACAGTTCGCCGTTCTTCGGCCGCTGGCTGCTGGCCGAGCTGCTCGGGCGCACGCATGCCGGCGGCAAGTTCGTGCACCTGTCCGACGGCGGTCATTTCGAGAACCTCGGCCTGTACGAGCTGGTGCGGCGCCGGTGTCGCTTCATCCTCAGCGTCGACGCCGCCGCCGACGGCGACCGCGCGTTCGCCGACCTCGGCAATGCCGTGCACAAGTGCCGGGTCGATTTCGGCGCCGACATCGACATCGACGTCGCCGCGCTGGCCGCGCGCGACGGCGCCCTGGCCGAGCGCAGCTGCGCGGTGGGACGGATCACCTACGCGGACGGCAGCGTGGGCACCCTGCTGTACCTCAAGCCGACCCTGACCGGCGAGGAGCCGGCCGACATCGCCCACTACGCGCGCAGCCACGACTGCTTCCCGCACGAGCCGACCTCCGACCAGTTCTTCGACGAGGCGCAGTTCGAAAGCTACCGCCGGCTCGGCGAGGACATCGCCCAGCGCGCGCTGGACCCGGCGCTCGAACGCGTCGACGCCGCACCCGGATCGCCGGCCCACGACCAGCTCGGGTTGTACGACTCCGCGCTCAAGGACAAGCTGCTGATCGCGCTGCGCCAGCGCTGGGTGGCGCCGTTGCCCGGCGTCGCCGACCGCTTCGCGCTGCACGGCAAGGCGCTGACCCGGCTGTTCGGCAAGCTGCGCGACACGCCGGCGCTGGCGGTGCTCGATGCGCAGTTCTACCCGGCCTGGACCGACCTGGTCGAGGGCGCGTCGTCGCGCCCCGGCGCCGCGCCGCCCTCGCCGCTGGAGCGGCGCACGCGGCTGCCCGCGCCGGAGGATTTCCGTGCCTGCTTCTACTTCTGCCAGGAGCTGATCCGGGTGATGGAGGCGGTCTACCACGACCTCGACCTGGAGCATGCCTGGGACCATCCCGACAACCGCGGCTGGCTCAACGCGTTCCGGCACTGGAGCTGGGCGCCGATGTTCCGCATCGCCTGGATCGTCGGCGCGCCCACCTCCGGTGCCCGCTTCGTCGCGTTCTGCCAGCAGCGGCTGGACCTGCCGCGACTGGACAACGATGGCGAGGACCGCCACCGCGTGCTGCGGCTCGAGCGGCACGAAGTGCCGCCCGGCGGCGACTGGCGGGGCCTGTGCGACGGCTTGATGGCCGGCGGCACGATCAACCACATCGAGCACTCGATCCTGCTCTCGGATCCGCTGTGCAAGCACGCGGTGCGGCCGACCCACCTGTACGTGCTGCGTCTGAAGTGGTCGGCGGTGCTCGCGCGCACCGGCACCGACATGGGCGACAGCACGCTGGGCGTGGCCGCGATGGCGGAGGGCACGCTGCGCCTGCTGCGCGTGCAGGACCATGTGAGACGGCTGGGCCTGGCGACCGAGTTCATGCGCCTGCTGATCAACCGCGAGGTGGTCTCGGAGGTCGACGTCCGCAGCGGCTACTACGGTCTCGGCGGCGTCTGCCGCAACCGCCGCGCGCAGCAGGTGCGGGCCTGGCTCGAGCAGGCGCTGGCCCTGGCCCGCAAGCGCCAGCGCGCGCGCAACGACGCGGCGCGGGCGAAGCGCGAGGCGCGTCGCGCGCGCAGGCAGGCACCGCCGCCGGCGCCTGTCGAATGA
- a CDS encoding SDR family oxidoreductase has protein sequence MNTVSRIALVTGATRGIGFETVRQLAENGVHTLLAGRNRERAVEAALKLQAQGLPVEAIVLDVTDAASIDAAVADVERRHGRLDILVNNAGIAIDAADKGVSGQSLETWRTTFDTNVFGLIAVTRAFLPLLHKSTAGRIVNVSSALGSVTLHADPSSFIYDFKIPAYNVSKSAVNAWTVQLAYELRDSTIKVNTIHPGYVKTEMNHVDGEQRGELEVPDGARTSVRLALIDDDGPNGGFYYLDEVLPW, from the coding sequence ATGAACACCGTTTCCAGAATCGCCCTGGTCACCGGCGCCACCCGCGGCATCGGCTTCGAGACCGTCCGCCAGCTGGCGGAAAATGGCGTGCACACGCTGCTGGCCGGACGCAATCGCGAGCGTGCGGTCGAGGCCGCGCTGAAACTGCAGGCGCAGGGACTGCCGGTCGAGGCCATCGTGCTCGACGTCACCGACGCGGCCAGCATCGACGCGGCGGTCGCCGACGTCGAACGACGCCACGGCCGGCTCGACATCCTCGTCAACAACGCCGGCATCGCGATCGACGCCGCCGACAAGGGCGTCTCCGGGCAGTCGCTCGAGACCTGGCGCACCACGTTCGACACCAACGTGTTCGGACTGATCGCCGTGACCCGGGCCTTCCTGCCGCTGCTGCACAAGTCCACGGCCGGACGCATCGTCAACGTGTCCAGCGCGCTGGGCTCGGTGACCCTGCACGCCGATCCGTCTTCCTTCATCTACGACTTCAAGATCCCCGCCTACAACGTCTCCAAGAGCGCGGTGAACGCCTGGACCGTGCAGCTGGCGTACGAACTCAGGGACAGCACGATCAAGGTCAACACCATCCACCCGGGTTACGTGAAGACCGAAATGAACCACGTCGACGGCGAGCAGCGCGGCGAGCTCGAGGTGCCCGATGGCGCGCGCACCAGCGTGCGCCTGGCGCTGATCGACGACGACGGTCCGAACGGAGGCTTCTACTACCTCGACGAGGTGCTGCCATGGTGA
- the folE gene encoding GTP cyclohydrolase I FolE has protein sequence MTDSHDHRNGVPRTQAEDAVRTLLRWAGEDPAREGLLDTPKRVVNAYTEWFSGYALDPDEYLARTFEEVAGYDEMIVLRDIEFESHCEHHMAPIIGRVHVGYLPDGKVVGISKLARVVEAYARRFQVQEKMTAQIAGCVQRALAPLGVGVVVDGSHECMTTRGVHKRGVSMVTSTMLGSFREDARTRDEFLRFIEGGGGRR, from the coding sequence GTGACCGATTCCCACGACCACCGCAACGGCGTGCCGCGCACGCAGGCCGAGGACGCGGTGCGCACCCTGCTGCGCTGGGCCGGCGAGGACCCGGCGCGCGAGGGTCTGCTCGACACGCCCAAGCGCGTGGTCAACGCCTACACCGAGTGGTTCAGCGGCTATGCGCTCGATCCGGACGAATACCTCGCGCGCACATTCGAGGAGGTCGCCGGCTACGACGAAATGATCGTGCTGCGCGACATCGAGTTCGAAAGCCATTGCGAGCACCACATGGCGCCGATCATCGGCCGCGTGCACGTGGGCTACCTGCCCGACGGCAAGGTGGTGGGCATCAGCAAGCTCGCGCGCGTGGTCGAGGCCTATGCCCGCCGCTTCCAGGTGCAGGAGAAGATGACCGCGCAGATCGCCGGCTGCGTGCAGCGCGCGCTGGCGCCGCTGGGCGTGGGCGTGGTGGTGGACGGCAGCCACGAATGCATGACCACGCGCGGGGTGCACAAGCGCGGCGTGAGCATGGTCACCTCGACCATGCTCGGCAGCTTCCGCGAGGACGCGCGTACCCGCGACGAGTTCCTGCGCTTCATCGAGGGCGGCGGCGGCCGTCGCTAG
- a CDS encoding efflux transporter outer membrane subunit — translation MVTRLAITTLAAALLAACAVGPDHVRPQVAVPDRFGADDATTGEAAAPSADATAPAGFDDAFLQGLGDEQLAGLVRDALHANHDLRIALTRYDRANALLRGSRLDALPTITAQGEAADVRGSADQAPGVGREARDGEQWSAGISASWELDLFGRVRRGIESGRAEAEASAADLRAMQVAIAGEVARTYVELRGTQERLRVAVANRDNQQQTLDLVQARLDAGAGTEFDMVRARAQLETTAARVPALEAQRQVAMHRLAVLTGRDPTALVATLAPQRALPALPPRIDPGAPGELLRQRPDVAAAEARLHAATARIGVATADLFPRFTLGGLIGSQAIDSSALFERDSETRIVALGIDWSFLDIGRVRARIAAADADAEGELARYQQSVLLALEDAENALVRHGRARTEDAHLERAAIDAEQAAQLARARFEAGASGLFDVLDAERVQLQAQDAFADGRTRSVASAVALYRALAGGWPRVLPERERIAGRR, via the coding sequence ATGGTGACCCGCCTCGCGATCACGACGCTGGCCGCCGCGCTGCTGGCGGCCTGCGCGGTGGGCCCCGACCACGTGCGGCCGCAGGTAGCCGTGCCCGACCGCTTCGGCGCCGATGACGCGACCACCGGCGAGGCCGCCGCACCATCGGCGGACGCTACCGCGCCGGCCGGATTCGACGATGCCTTCCTGCAGGGCCTGGGCGATGAACAGCTGGCCGGCCTGGTGCGCGACGCGCTGCATGCGAACCACGACCTGCGCATCGCGCTGACCCGCTACGACCGCGCCAACGCGCTGTTGCGCGGTTCGCGCCTCGACGCCCTGCCGACCATCACCGCCCAGGGTGAGGCCGCGGACGTGCGCGGCAGCGCCGACCAGGCGCCGGGCGTGGGCCGCGAGGCGCGCGATGGCGAGCAGTGGAGCGCCGGCATCTCGGCCAGCTGGGAACTCGACCTGTTCGGCCGCGTGCGCCGTGGCATCGAGTCCGGTCGCGCCGAGGCCGAGGCCAGCGCCGCCGACCTGCGCGCGATGCAGGTCGCGATCGCCGGCGAGGTCGCGCGCACCTACGTCGAGCTGCGCGGCACCCAGGAGCGCTTGCGCGTGGCCGTCGCCAACCGCGACAACCAGCAGCAGACCCTGGACCTGGTGCAGGCGCGCCTGGATGCCGGGGCCGGCACCGAGTTCGACATGGTCCGCGCCCGCGCGCAGCTGGAAACGACCGCGGCGCGGGTCCCGGCGCTGGAGGCGCAGCGGCAGGTGGCCATGCACCGGCTGGCGGTGCTGACCGGACGCGACCCGACCGCGCTGGTCGCCACCCTCGCCCCGCAGCGTGCGTTGCCGGCGTTGCCGCCGCGGATCGATCCCGGCGCGCCCGGCGAACTGCTGCGGCAGCGTCCCGATGTCGCCGCCGCCGAAGCCCGGCTGCATGCCGCGACCGCGCGCATCGGCGTCGCCACCGCGGACCTGTTCCCGCGCTTCACCCTCGGCGGGCTGATCGGCAGCCAGGCGATCGACTCGAGCGCGCTGTTCGAGCGCGACAGCGAGACGCGGATCGTCGCGTTGGGCATCGACTGGTCGTTCCTCGACATCGGCCGCGTACGCGCCCGCATCGCAGCGGCCGATGCCGATGCCGAGGGCGAACTCGCGCGCTACCAGCAGTCGGTGCTGCTGGCGCTCGAAGACGCCGAGAACGCGCTCGTGCGCCATGGGCGCGCGCGCACCGAGGACGCGCACCTGGAACGCGCCGCGATCGATGCCGAACAGGCGGCGCAGCTGGCGCGTGCGCGCTTCGAGGCGGGGGCGTCCGGCCTGTTCGACGTGCTCGACGCCGAACGCGTGCAGTTGCAGGCGCAGGACGCCTTCGCCGATGGCCGTACCCGCAGCGTCGCCAGCGCGGTGGCGCTGTACCGCGCGCTGGCCGGCGGCTGGCCGCGGGTGCTGCCGGAGCGCGAGCGGATCGCCGGGCGCCGCTGA
- a CDS encoding lytic murein transglycosylase: MIRSLVLALACAAPALTAAAQQAPAPPVPAPAPAPAPAAAPDPAYDTCVANRLRPQAIARGIPGEAFDRYMAGVTADRSVLDLLDAQPEFTTPIWDYLAGLVDEQRVTDGRAMLETHRDLLATVSARYGVDPETIVAVWGVESDYGRVHGKRPLLQSLSVLSCFGRRQAFFRDEFLATLKLLHDGDLRDPAITGSWAGAFGHTQFMPTTYARIAVDGDGDGRRDLVDSIPDALASTANYLKRSGWQTGRPWGFEVKVPGNFDVALAGRTSRRPLSDWVARGVVRVDGGAIAPSDARSAILLPAGRKGPAFLVFRNYDAIYSYNAAESYALAIATLADRLRGGSGLATPWPTDDPGLSRAQRRELQTLLLARGHAIGEADGMIGTNTRRAIVVEQQRLGLAPADGRAGTRILEMLRAAQ, translated from the coding sequence ATGATCCGGTCCCTCGTCCTTGCCCTGGCCTGCGCAGCGCCGGCCCTGACTGCGGCTGCCCAGCAGGCCCCTGCACCTCCGGTGCCCGCACCCGCACCTGCACCTGCACCCGCTGCCGCGCCAGATCCGGCCTACGACACCTGCGTCGCCAACCGCCTGCGCCCGCAGGCGATCGCACGCGGTATCCCGGGCGAGGCCTTCGACCGCTACATGGCCGGCGTGACCGCTGACCGCAGCGTGCTCGACCTGCTCGACGCGCAGCCCGAGTTCACCACGCCGATCTGGGACTACCTCGCCGGCCTGGTCGACGAGCAGCGCGTGACCGACGGACGCGCGATGCTCGAGACGCACCGCGACCTGCTGGCGACGGTCTCGGCGCGCTACGGCGTCGATCCGGAGACCATCGTCGCGGTGTGGGGCGTGGAGAGCGACTACGGCCGCGTGCACGGCAAGCGCCCGCTGCTGCAGTCGCTGTCGGTGCTGTCGTGCTTCGGCCGGCGCCAGGCGTTCTTCCGCGACGAATTCCTGGCCACGTTGAAGCTGCTGCACGACGGCGACCTGCGCGATCCGGCGATCACCGGTTCCTGGGCCGGCGCGTTCGGGCATACGCAGTTCATGCCCACCACCTACGCGCGCATCGCGGTCGACGGCGACGGCGACGGCCGCCGCGACCTGGTCGACAGCATCCCCGACGCGCTGGCATCGACCGCGAACTATCTCAAGCGCAGCGGCTGGCAGACCGGGCGCCCCTGGGGCTTCGAGGTGAAGGTGCCCGGGAACTTCGACGTGGCGCTCGCGGGCCGCACCAGCCGGCGGCCTCTCTCGGACTGGGTGGCGCGCGGCGTGGTGCGCGTCGACGGCGGTGCGATCGCGCCTTCGGATGCGCGCAGCGCGATCCTGCTGCCCGCGGGGCGCAAAGGTCCGGCGTTCCTGGTGTTCCGCAACTACGATGCGATCTATTCCTACAACGCCGCCGAGAGCTACGCGCTGGCGATCGCCACGCTCGCCGACCGCCTGCGCGGCGGAAGCGGGCTCGCGACGCCGTGGCCCACCGACGACCCGGGCCTGTCGCGCGCGCAACGTCGCGAACTGCAGACCCTGCTGCTCGCCCGCGGCCACGCCATCGGCGAGGCCGACGGCATGATCGGCACCAACACGCGACGCGCGATCGTGGTCGAACAGCAGCGCCTGGGGCTGGCACCGGCCGATGGCCGCGCCGGCACCAGGATCCTGGAGATGCTGCGCGCCGCGCAGTAG
- a CDS encoding I78 family peptidase inhibitor, which produces MVQAPRRTRAIPVAMLSATLVLLLGACAPGSQEPAPPAAVDPADTPADTRPPASAGPTPPPAVNADETPSLCNADAVQDLVGQEATEALVAQATADSGSASVRVLKPDDAATMDFREDRLNIHTDDAGVIERIACG; this is translated from the coding sequence ATGGTCCAAGCCCCCCGTCGAACCCGCGCCATTCCCGTCGCCATGCTGTCGGCAACGCTGGTCCTGCTGCTCGGCGCCTGCGCGCCCGGTTCCCAGGAGCCGGCGCCGCCGGCCGCCGTCGATCCGGCCGACACGCCGGCGGACACCCGTCCACCCGCCTCCGCCGGGCCGACGCCGCCTCCCGCCGTCAATGCGGACGAGACGCCGAGCCTCTGCAACGCCGATGCGGTGCAGGACCTGGTCGGCCAGGAGGCCACCGAGGCGCTGGTCGCACAGGCCACTGCCGACAGCGGCTCGGCCAGCGTGCGGGTGCTCAAGCCCGACGACGCGGCGACCATGGATTTCCGCGAGGATCGCCTGAACATCCACACCGACGATGCCGGCGTGATCGAACGGATCGCCTGCGGCTGA
- a CDS encoding TCR/Tet family MFS transporter — translation MSEPTASRRKAALVFIFLVVLIDVLAFGLIIPVLPHLVDQFTGSKAQAALWIGVFGTVFAAVQFICSPIQGALSDRYGRRPVILLSCLGLGLDFVIMALAPTLWWLLVARVFSGMFSASFTTANAYVADIIAPEQRAKSYGMIGAAFGVGFTIGPVLGGWLGEIDLRLPFWFAAGLALLNFCYGLFVLPESLPRESRATRFDWAATRPHAAIVLIARYPSIVGLAAVVFIANLAHYVYPSVFVLFADVRYGWGPWQVGWVLFLVGVCSVIVNVAVVGRAVKAFGERRALILGLGCGVAGFVVYAFAPQGWIFLLGLPVSALWAIAAPASQALITRQVDKDMQGRIQGALMSLVSVAGIIAPISFASVFGLFIGERAPVEFPGAPWMLAAVLLATAALIAWRYAPRAQANDALAEPG, via the coding sequence GTGAGCGAACCGACGGCATCCCGGCGCAAGGCCGCGCTGGTCTTCATCTTCCTGGTCGTGCTGATCGACGTGCTGGCGTTCGGGTTGATCATCCCGGTGCTGCCGCACCTGGTGGACCAGTTCACCGGCAGCAAGGCGCAGGCGGCGCTGTGGATCGGCGTGTTCGGCACGGTGTTCGCGGCGGTCCAGTTCATCTGCTCGCCGATCCAGGGCGCGCTCTCGGACCGCTACGGGCGGCGCCCGGTGATCCTGCTCTCGTGCCTGGGCCTGGGCCTGGATTTCGTGATCATGGCGCTGGCGCCGACGCTGTGGTGGCTGCTGGTGGCGCGCGTGTTCTCGGGCATGTTCTCGGCGAGTTTCACCACCGCCAACGCCTACGTGGCCGACATCATCGCGCCGGAGCAGCGGGCGAAGAGCTACGGGATGATCGGCGCCGCGTTCGGCGTCGGCTTCACCATCGGCCCGGTGCTCGGCGGCTGGCTCGGCGAGATCGACCTGCGCCTGCCGTTCTGGTTCGCGGCGGGGCTGGCGCTGCTCAACTTCTGCTACGGCCTGTTCGTGCTGCCCGAATCGCTGCCGCGCGAATCGCGCGCGACGCGCTTCGACTGGGCGGCGACCCGCCCGCACGCGGCGATCGTGCTGATCGCGCGCTATCCGTCGATCGTCGGCCTGGCCGCGGTGGTGTTCATCGCCAACCTCGCCCACTACGTGTATCCGAGCGTGTTCGTGCTGTTCGCCGACGTGCGCTACGGCTGGGGACCCTGGCAGGTGGGGTGGGTGCTGTTCCTGGTGGGCGTGTGCAGCGTGATCGTCAACGTCGCGGTGGTCGGGCGTGCGGTCAAGGCGTTCGGCGAGCGCCGCGCGCTGATCCTGGGCCTGGGCTGCGGCGTGGCCGGTTTCGTGGTCTACGCGTTCGCGCCGCAGGGCTGGATCTTCCTGCTCGGCCTGCCGGTCAGCGCGCTGTGGGCGATCGCCGCGCCCGCCAGCCAAGCGCTGATCACGCGCCAGGTGGACAAGGACATGCAGGGCCGCATCCAGGGCGCGCTGATGAGCCTGGTGTCGGTGGCGGGGATCATCGCGCCGATCTCGTTCGCCAGCGTGTTCGGCCTGTTCATCGGCGAACGCGCGCCGGTCGAGTTCCCGGGTGCGCCATGGATGCTGGCGGCGGTGCTGCTGGCGACCGCGGCGCTGATCGCGTGGCGCTACGCGCCGCGGGCGCAAGCCAACGATGCGTTGGCCGAGCCGGGCTGA
- a CDS encoding YchJ family protein, giving the protein MGACPCGTGRDYADCCGPLHDGAPARDAEALMRSRYSAYVREDANYLLRSWHPTTRPGELSFDAPKTQRPTWLKLDVLRHVATGVDSAEVEFVARYRIGGGSVVRMRECSRFVREDGRWLYLEAVQD; this is encoded by the coding sequence GTGGGGGCCTGTCCCTGTGGCACCGGCCGCGACTACGCCGACTGCTGCGGACCGCTGCACGACGGCGCGCCGGCGCGCGATGCCGAGGCGCTGATGCGCTCGCGTTACAGCGCGTACGTGCGCGAGGACGCGAACTACCTGCTGCGCAGCTGGCATCCGACCACGCGCCCGGGCGAACTGTCGTTCGACGCACCGAAGACGCAGCGCCCGACCTGGCTCAAGCTCGACGTGCTGCGCCATGTCGCGACCGGCGTGGACAGCGCCGAGGTCGAGTTCGTCGCCCGCTATCGCATCGGCGGTGGCTCGGTGGTGCGCATGCGCGAATGCAGCCGTTTCGTGCGCGAGGATGGGCGCTGGCTCTACCTGGAAGCGGTGCAGGACTGA